From Pantoea vagans:
TATAAGTTGGCAGGATAGCATTATTTGCAAAAGCTATCCAACACTGGATAGCATCGGTTAAGAATACTGTTGATAACAGTGACATGTAATGCGGATTTTAGTAGGTGGATAAGATTAGAGGTCAGTTTATCAATTCAAAGTATCGGTAATGAATAGTTACAATTGGTAATAACTAGCCACTGCCGTAGAGGGGTTACAGGCTCTGGTAATGGTTATCGACAGGTATGAGGAAAGACAGCAACCGCTTTTAACACGATATTGGTAATCTGACTGTCGATATCAAAAGAGAGAACGCGGCTCTGGCAAGTTCCAGTTAAGCTGGTCATACCAGCGCGCCCGCCGGGCGCGCCATCTGCACATCAACCTGCTTTGTAGGGATCTTTCTTATCATCCTGGCTGTCATCATTTTTGCGCGGCACTTCACCATGATCTTTCGGCGCATCAGTGGCAGGGTGATCGTCTTCTTCATAGGCATTGCCCGCGTTTGGCGCAGCTTCAGGAAGGCTTTTGCTGACATCACCTTCTTTCTTACGTTCTTCATTCGTATTGTGCTTAAACATAACTCACTCCTTTTGTTCCAGTGCCTTAAGTCTAGACCAGCCCTGACATCGCGCATTACATCGAGCCCTGGAGAGCAAAAAAAGCCCGCCAGAGGCGGGCTAATCGGAGTTTCTCTCATACTGTACACGTCATTTTTCGATGTTCGGGTGTGTGCAGCACAATCATGCTAACGGGAAAGGTTTGATGCAGAAATGGACAAATCTGTCATATCACCTGCGGCAGGTCACATTCCCGACGATAAAAGTGTCGATAAATAAATTCGATTGAAGAGATTAATAAAAGGCATATAGTGACCTGCGTTACCAGGAGATAGAAATTATGTTACGAGACTATTTAAAGATTGAAGCAGAAGACCAGCTGATTGAACAGCGTACACTGAGCCTGAGAAATCGCGGTCAGGAAGAGGTGACGGAATGGATTATTGTCAGCGGTCAGGGTGTCAAAAAAGGCGGCGTGACCCTGTTCGACAAACTCAGCACCCGCCGCTCATGGCCAGTCAACTATCGCATTATGCAGACCGACCTGCAGGGCAAAGTAGTGGTGGATCAACTGGTCGACGCCCTCTAGTTGCACGGCTATGACTCTGGCGACTGTTGTTCGCTGAAAAGCTAACCCGCACCCGGCGGGTTTTTTTATGGCTGCCGATAGCGGCGTAATTCAACCAGTGTGCCTGTCAGTTGCAGGCTGTCGCGGCTTGAATGCAGCTCGGGGAAGTTGATATTGACCGGAGCCAGTTCAAACTGCGCAACACCCTCTTCACTGCCTCGCTGACGCCAGGTGCGCAGCAGGGCATTCTGTTGCTGCATTGCCAGCACGCAGTCGCCGGGCTGAGGTGCCAGACTGGGATCAATGATCACCACATCCCCCCGCAGAATTGCGGGCGTCATCGCCTGTTCTTCTACCCGGATGGCAAAACTCTGTTGCGACAGCGCCATATCGTTGTGCATCAGTAGCTCATGCCGGACAATACCCGCGTCATTAAGCCATTGTGCGACGTCGCGTTGTGCCAGCAGCGGGATCTGATGCAGACCAGCCCAGCTATTTTCGCTGAAAACAGGACCATCCCCATCTATCAGATAAGCCGGTGCGCAGCCCAGCGCTTCGGCAAGCCGCAGCAGGTTCTCACCGCGCGGCAGCGTCTCTTCTTTTTCCCATTGCGAAATGGCCACATGGGAAACTTTTACCTGTTGCGCCAGTTGCTTCTGCGTTAACTGCAGTGATTTACGTCGGAGTCGGATGCGGTCACCCAGCGTTTCGTTTTTCATCAGCTTGACTTTTTGGTTGAGAGTGACTTAAGTATACTTAACTCTGGTATTTAAGCAATCTTAAATTCAGGGCGGAGGACGTGGCTGTTCTGCACGCAATGTGTTCCAGAGACCTTACCGGAAAAAGGGGTGTGGCATGGAAAGTAGTCTGATTACCAGTATGGGTGCGTTAGTTCTGGGTGGGGGGGCAGCAGCACTGTTCTGGAAACCGTTATTGGCGGGTATTGCGTCAATCGTAACCAGTAATCGAGCCGGCGGCGAAATTATTACCAGCTACAAAGAGCAGGTGGTGTTGCTGAAAGAGAGCAACCTGATGATACGGGAGGAGAACGATGAGTTACGAGAACGTCATGACAGGAATCTGCGACGTATCGCGACACTCGAAACAGATCTGCGGTTAATCAAGAATGCCGTAGGCATTTTACTGGCAATGACCGAAACCGGTCAGAACGATAAATTTCGTAACGAGATTGATCGGCTGATCTCAACTCTGGAGGATCGCAGCGATGGCAACGATTAACAGCCTTAAGGCACCTATGTCATA
This genomic window contains:
- a CDS encoding helix-turn-helix domain-containing protein yields the protein MKNETLGDRIRLRRKSLQLTQKQLAQQVKVSHVAISQWEKEETLPRGENLLRLAEALGCAPAYLIDGDGPVFSENSWAGLHQIPLLAQRDVAQWLNDAGIVRHELLMHNDMALSQQSFAIRVEEQAMTPAILRGDVVIIDPSLAPQPGDCVLAMQQQNALLRTWRQRGSEEGVAQFELAPVNINFPELHSSRDSLQLTGTLVELRRYRQP